Proteins from one Burkholderia oklahomensis C6786 genomic window:
- a CDS encoding fimbria/pilus outer membrane usher protein encodes MRLTTAKTAGLLAILISTLMSAEMTLAEERLSVDTQTQPMTSEANELLFQVDINRQGLDETATLIKAGNGDFYASADDLKRWRLKLPAAQPLVVNDVRYYSLKAIAGLAYTVDERSLVIAITVPAQAFVGTSFDETDKNRPHAVAPGIGGFFNYDLLVERAAGQTHGSGLFELGFFNRFGVGVGSFLADDSGTTRRLTRLETTWTVDRPDKLASLRIGDAISRPGMWGRAVRFGGIQYATNFLTQPGLVTIPLQGVSGQAVLPSTVDVYVNNALTSRRDVAPGPFSISNVPVVTGQGDVQVVVRDIMGREQVITQAFYASSNLLAKGLQDFSFELGSVRRDFGLASNDYGRWFASGTYRKGLTSWFTGELHGEVEASQQNVGVGGVVLAPPFGVVNVSMAASRSPAGPGALATIGIDSVTSAFTVGAHAQWATPHFAQLGLDPGVPAPKLLTSFNIGVSMGRFGSVGLAHVFVDNRDHNLIQLMSLSYNVQLGRAGFMSIGVSKPLSGNGATTVGMTWTLPLNNRTSASVTMTRQQHSTEFLAQVQRSLPVGDGFGYSVQAGNNIQDASASVQTRVGTYNVEVAANRGRAGVRASAAGGVAFVDGTPRLSRQVTDSFALVKVPGFPNVGVYADNQLVSHTDANGLALLPRLRAYESNPISIEQADLPFDAKIGTLKLDAVPYFRSGMVLEFPITRSHGAVLTIDLENGGHLPAGATVKVAGQTEEFPVGHDGIVYLTGLSEQNRLQATWHDQQCDMTVRFPAGDDPLPDLGTHLCKGVRP; translated from the coding sequence TTGCGCCTGACGACCGCTAAAACGGCCGGCCTGCTCGCGATCCTGATCTCGACCCTGATGAGCGCGGAAATGACACTCGCTGAAGAACGTCTCTCGGTTGACACGCAAACACAGCCCATGACGAGCGAGGCGAATGAGTTGCTGTTCCAGGTCGACATCAATCGGCAAGGCCTGGATGAAACGGCGACGCTGATCAAGGCGGGCAACGGCGACTTCTATGCATCGGCCGACGACCTGAAGCGCTGGCGGCTCAAGCTGCCCGCAGCTCAGCCGCTCGTCGTCAATGACGTGCGGTATTACTCATTGAAGGCGATCGCGGGTCTTGCCTACACCGTCGACGAACGAAGCCTGGTGATCGCGATCACTGTTCCCGCGCAGGCGTTCGTCGGTACGTCCTTCGACGAGACGGACAAGAACCGGCCGCACGCCGTCGCTCCAGGAATCGGCGGCTTCTTCAACTACGATTTGCTGGTGGAGCGGGCCGCGGGCCAAACGCATGGTTCGGGTCTGTTCGAACTCGGTTTCTTCAACCGATTCGGGGTAGGCGTCGGGTCGTTCCTCGCCGACGACTCGGGCACGACACGGCGTTTGACGCGCCTGGAAACCACCTGGACCGTCGATCGGCCGGACAAGCTCGCCAGCCTGCGAATCGGCGACGCCATCAGCCGGCCCGGCATGTGGGGACGTGCCGTACGGTTCGGCGGCATTCAATACGCAACCAACTTCCTCACGCAGCCGGGTCTCGTCACGATTCCCTTGCAGGGCGTGAGCGGTCAGGCCGTGCTGCCGTCGACCGTCGACGTCTACGTCAACAATGCGCTGACATCCAGGCGCGACGTCGCGCCGGGCCCCTTTTCGATCAGTAACGTGCCGGTCGTCACCGGCCAGGGCGACGTGCAGGTCGTCGTGCGCGACATCATGGGGCGCGAGCAGGTCATTACCCAGGCCTTTTATGCGAGCTCGAATCTGCTCGCGAAAGGGCTGCAGGATTTCTCTTTCGAGCTCGGATCGGTGCGGCGCGACTTCGGCCTCGCAAGCAACGACTACGGTCGATGGTTCGCCAGCGGAACGTATCGAAAGGGTTTGACGAGCTGGTTCACCGGCGAGCTGCATGGCGAAGTCGAAGCGTCCCAGCAAAACGTCGGAGTGGGCGGCGTCGTATTGGCGCCGCCGTTCGGCGTCGTCAATGTATCGATGGCGGCGAGCCGCAGTCCGGCCGGCCCGGGCGCCCTCGCCACGATAGGCATCGACAGCGTGACGAGCGCGTTCACCGTTGGCGCGCACGCGCAGTGGGCAACACCGCATTTTGCGCAGCTCGGGCTCGATCCGGGCGTGCCCGCACCGAAGCTCCTGACGAGCTTCAACATCGGCGTGAGCATGGGCCGCTTCGGCTCCGTGGGGCTCGCCCACGTGTTCGTCGACAATCGCGACCACAACCTGATTCAACTGATGTCGTTGAGCTACAACGTTCAACTGGGGCGTGCCGGCTTCATGAGCATCGGCGTCAGCAAACCACTGAGCGGCAACGGCGCGACGACGGTCGGCATGACATGGACCCTGCCGCTCAACAACCGGACGAGCGCATCGGTCACGATGACGCGGCAACAACATTCAACCGAGTTTCTCGCGCAAGTGCAACGCAGTCTGCCGGTGGGCGACGGATTCGGATACTCGGTGCAAGCGGGCAACAACATTCAGGACGCCAGCGCCAGCGTGCAAACCCGAGTCGGCACGTACAACGTCGAAGTGGCGGCGAATCGCGGACGGGCCGGCGTGCGGGCAAGCGCGGCAGGCGGCGTCGCCTTCGTCGACGGCACGCCGCGTCTGTCGCGCCAAGTGACGGACAGCTTCGCGCTGGTCAAGGTGCCGGGCTTTCCCAATGTCGGCGTCTATGCGGACAATCAACTGGTTTCCCACACCGATGCCAATGGCCTCGCGCTCCTGCCGCGGCTGCGCGCGTACGAAAGCAATCCGATCTCGATCGAGCAGGCCGATCTGCCGTTCGACGCGAAGATCGGCACATTGAAGCTCGACGCCGTGCCTTATTTCCGCAGCGGCATGGTGCTCGAGTTTCCGATCACACGTTCACACGGTGCGGTGCTGACGATCGACCTCGAGAACGGTGGCCACTTGCCGGCCGGCGCGACCGTCAAGGTCGCGGGACAGACGGAGGAATTTCCGGTCGGCCACGACGGCATCGTCTATCTCACCGGATTGTCGGAACAGAACCGCCTGCAAGCAACCTGGCATGACCAGCAGTGCGACATGACCGTGCGTTTTCCCGCTGGCGACGATCCTCTGCCGGACCTGGGAACCCATCTATGCAAGGGAGTCAGACCATGA
- a CDS encoding fimbrial biogenesis chaperone, whose protein sequence is MTMKQNVRELAKWIAAVALATICVDSQATNFTVSPVRVELSAARTSAALTVRNESPDEPVIVQLRAVAWSQNAGDDVYATTGDLLAAPPIFTIAPGSSQVVRIGLRHPLSADREISYRLYLREVPPAPKPGFAGVQIALEMSLPIFIKPKATTAPQLHWKTDGRADSTGTLRLRVTNDGTAHAQVANLIVVAPGSDRPIATHAEFAYILPGQTRQLVFKRGSGSAPAAAAGLHLVGYSDAGDIDSTIAPDDR, encoded by the coding sequence ATGACCATGAAACAGAATGTTCGTGAACTCGCAAAATGGATCGCTGCCGTCGCGCTCGCTACGATATGCGTTGACAGTCAGGCAACGAACTTCACCGTCTCTCCGGTTCGGGTCGAGCTTTCCGCAGCGCGCACGAGTGCCGCGCTCACGGTCAGAAACGAATCGCCCGACGAACCTGTGATCGTTCAACTGCGCGCTGTCGCCTGGTCCCAGAACGCAGGCGACGATGTCTACGCGACCACCGGCGATTTGCTGGCGGCCCCGCCCATTTTCACCATCGCACCCGGCAGTTCCCAGGTCGTGCGCATCGGCCTGCGGCATCCGCTCAGCGCCGATCGGGAGATCAGCTACCGGCTTTATCTGCGGGAAGTGCCTCCCGCACCGAAACCAGGTTTCGCCGGCGTGCAAATTGCCCTCGAAATGAGCCTGCCGATCTTCATCAAGCCCAAGGCCACCACTGCGCCGCAGTTGCATTGGAAGACGGACGGGCGGGCGGACAGCACTGGAACGCTCAGATTGCGCGTGACGAACGACGGCACTGCTCATGCGCAGGTGGCGAACCTCATCGTCGTCGCGCCGGGCAGCGATCGGCCCATCGCCACGCATGCGGAGTTTGCCTACATTCTGCCTGGCCAGACCCGGCAGCTGGTGTTCAAACGCGGCTCCGGTTCGGCACCAGCTGCCGCCGCCGGGCTGCATTTGGTGGGCTATTCAGATGCTGGCGATATCGATTCGACCATTGCGCCTGACGACCGCTAA
- a CDS encoding Csu type fimbrial protein has translation MKQSSLIKLAVAAALASVAAVGSATTTTTTFGVSAQVNATCLIDSASALTFPAYTPGTGDQAATSTITVRCTNGTSFNIGLNAGTTSGATVANRIMTSGSNQLSYSLYQDAQHASVWGNTPTNDTVNGTGAGMTTANAITKTVYGKVPDQPNAVPGSYADTVTVTVTF, from the coding sequence ATGAAGCAATCCTCACTAATCAAGCTTGCAGTCGCGGCGGCGTTGGCTTCAGTCGCGGCCGTGGGCTCCGCCACGACCACCACCACGACGTTCGGCGTTTCAGCCCAGGTCAACGCGACGTGCCTGATCGACTCGGCAAGCGCGCTGACCTTCCCCGCTTACACGCCGGGCACCGGCGATCAGGCCGCGACGTCGACGATCACGGTCAGGTGCACGAACGGCACGAGTTTCAACATCGGATTGAATGCGGGTACGACGTCCGGCGCGACCGTCGCCAACCGCATCATGACGAGTGGTTCGAACCAGCTCAGCTATTCGCTGTACCAGGATGCGCAACACGCATCGGTGTGGGGCAACACCCCCACGAACGACACCGTCAACGGCACGGGCGCAGGGATGACCACGGCCAATGCAATCACCAAAACGGTCTACGGCAAGGTCCCCGACCAGCCGAATGCGGTGCCGGGCAGCTACGCAGACACGGTAACGGTCACCGTGACGTTTTAA
- the minC gene encoding septum site-determining protein MinC, giving the protein MSLKKSPFFELRSGSVDTLLFIVKTADLDALRAELVKRFEATPEFFADDVVAIDVRRLADGERVPLDDIRRMLNDVRMRAIGVVAQPGQHTWAAGSGLPLLEARDRRAPAPKAAGDAPEQPAEQDTPAAGQVALFAEAGPSGVDAGAQGSPVAPVVAPQSATLVIDKPLRSGQQIYAKGDLVVLGPVSYGAEVIAEGNIHIYAPLRGRALAGVHGNHDARIFCTCLEPELISIAGIYRTTENPLPADVLGKSVQIRLEQEKLMIEPLRLT; this is encoded by the coding sequence ATGTCGCTTAAAAAATCGCCATTCTTCGAACTGCGCAGCGGTTCGGTCGACACGTTGCTGTTCATCGTGAAAACCGCCGACCTCGATGCGTTGCGCGCCGAGTTGGTCAAGCGTTTCGAAGCGACTCCCGAATTCTTCGCGGACGACGTCGTCGCAATCGACGTGCGCCGGCTTGCGGACGGCGAGCGCGTCCCGCTCGACGACATTCGCCGGATGCTGAACGACGTGCGGATGCGCGCGATCGGCGTCGTCGCGCAGCCGGGGCAGCACACGTGGGCGGCGGGTTCCGGCCTGCCGCTTCTCGAGGCGCGCGACCGGCGCGCGCCGGCACCGAAGGCAGCGGGCGACGCGCCCGAGCAGCCGGCGGAGCAGGACACGCCGGCCGCCGGGCAGGTCGCGCTCTTTGCCGAAGCCGGCCCGTCCGGCGTCGACGCGGGCGCGCAGGGTTCGCCCGTCGCGCCCGTCGTCGCGCCGCAATCGGCGACGCTCGTCATCGACAAGCCGCTGCGTTCCGGACAACAGATTTACGCGAAGGGAGATCTCGTGGTGCTCGGCCCGGTCAGTTACGGCGCCGAAGTCATCGCGGAAGGCAACATCCACATCTACGCGCCGTTGCGCGGCCGCGCGCTCGCGGGCGTGCACGGCAATCACGACGCGCGCATCTTCTGCACGTGTCTCGAACCGGAGCTGATCTCGATCGCGGGCATCTATCGGACCACCGAGAACCCGCTGCCGGCCGACGTGCTCGGCAAATCGGTGCAGATCCGGTTGGAACAGGAAAAACTGATGATCGAACCGCTGCGCCTCACCTGA
- the minD gene encoding septum site-determining protein MinD yields the protein MAKIIVVTSGKGGVGKTTTSASFASGLALRGHKTAVIDFDVGLRNLDLIMGCERRVVYDLVNVIQGEANLNQALIKDKKCENLHILPASQTRDKDALTREGVEKVINDLIGMDFEFIVCDSPAGIESGALHAMYFADEALIVTNPEVSSVRDSDRILGILSSKTKRATEGKDPIKEHLLITRYNPKRVNEGEMLSLDDITEILRIKLIGVVPESEAVLHASNQGLPAVHIDGTDVAEAYKDIVARFLGEDKPLRFTDYQKPGLLQRLFGTK from the coding sequence ATGGCAAAAATCATCGTGGTGACTTCGGGCAAGGGCGGCGTGGGCAAGACGACGACGAGCGCGAGCTTCGCTTCCGGTCTCGCGCTGCGCGGTCACAAGACGGCCGTGATCGACTTCGACGTCGGCCTGCGCAACCTCGACCTCATCATGGGCTGCGAGCGCCGCGTCGTGTACGACCTCGTCAACGTGATCCAGGGTGAAGCGAACCTGAACCAGGCGCTCATCAAGGACAAGAAGTGCGAGAACCTGCACATCCTGCCGGCGTCGCAGACGCGCGACAAGGATGCGCTCACGCGCGAGGGCGTCGAGAAGGTCATCAACGACCTGATCGGGATGGACTTCGAGTTCATCGTCTGCGATTCGCCCGCGGGCATCGAGTCGGGCGCGCTGCACGCGATGTACTTCGCCGACGAGGCGCTCATCGTGACGAACCCGGAAGTGTCGTCGGTGCGCGACTCGGACCGCATCCTCGGCATCCTGTCGTCGAAGACGAAGCGCGCGACGGAAGGCAAGGATCCGATCAAGGAGCACCTGCTCATCACCCGATACAACCCGAAGCGCGTGAACGAAGGCGAGATGCTGTCGCTCGACGACATCACCGAGATCCTGCGCATCAAGCTGATCGGCGTCGTGCCGGAGTCCGAAGCCGTGCTGCACGCGTCGAACCAGGGCCTGCCCGCCGTCCATATCGACGGTACCGACGTCGCGGAAGCCTACAAGGACATCGTTGCGCGCTTCCTCGGCGAGGACAAGCCGCTGCGGTTCACCGACTATCAGAAGCCGGGCCTGCTGCAACGCCTCTTCGGCACCAAGTAA
- the minE gene encoding cell division topological specificity factor MinE gives MSILSFLLGEKKKSAAVAKERLQLIIAHERVGGRPPADYLPALQKELVAVISKYVKISNDDIRVSLERQDDLEVLEVKIEIPQA, from the coding sequence ATGTCGATTCTGTCGTTTCTGCTCGGCGAGAAAAAGAAGTCCGCGGCTGTCGCGAAAGAGCGCTTGCAGCTCATCATCGCGCACGAGCGCGTGGGCGGCCGTCCGCCCGCCGATTATCTGCCCGCATTGCAAAAGGAGCTCGTCGCGGTCATTTCGAAATACGTGAAGATTTCGAACGATGACATCCGCGTGAGCCTCGAGCGCCAGGACGATCTGGAGGTGCTCGAAGTGAAGATCGAGATCCCGCAAGCCTGA
- a CDS encoding YXWGXW repeat-containing protein produces MDTLSLRVQPFSEVVMSFSLRRVVLPFVVAGAGVVALAAPLAASADEILVAQAAPGVVVEPAVREVVVVAPIAPPPVRYEIVPEPRVGYVWDRGHWRWDHGRYEWIAGHWEIERIGMHWEPGHWTQRGPSWVWVRGHWA; encoded by the coding sequence ATGGATACGCTCTCGTTGCGTGTTCAACCGTTCTCGGAGGTCGTGATGTCTTTCTCTCTTCGTCGTGTCGTGCTGCCGTTCGTCGTCGCGGGTGCGGGCGTTGTCGCGCTCGCCGCGCCGCTTGCCGCGAGCGCGGACGAAATCCTCGTCGCGCAGGCGGCGCCCGGCGTCGTCGTCGAGCCGGCCGTGCGCGAAGTCGTCGTCGTTGCGCCGATCGCGCCGCCGCCCGTGCGCTACGAGATCGTGCCCGAGCCGCGCGTCGGCTACGTGTGGGATCGCGGTCACTGGCGCTGGGATCATGGCCGCTACGAGTGGATCGCCGGGCATTGGGAAATCGAGCGCATCGGCATGCACTGGGAGCCGGGCCACTGGACGCAGCGCGGACCGAGCTGGGTCTGGGTCCGCGGTCACTGGGCTTGA
- a CDS encoding chloride channel protein produces the protein MQRPRLFPSLTRRTQRIWRQYGVFWLGAIAVGLMAVVYARLIDWGYDVFRTLQHGRPWLPFLLTPAVAALSVWLTRRFFRGAEGSGIPQVIATLHAQPSAFGSRLLTLRILFGKILISLFGIVGGFTIGREGPTVQIGASLMFNLRRFYPRSNALIERQLVLAGAAAGLSAAFNTPLAGVVFAIEELSRSFSARASGVLITAIIIAGVIALGMNGNYTYFGTIEIGQHFPKMLAAAVLLTALVTGVAGGLFGWLLLNTGRWLPARLLALYRERPIAFAAACGFAIAAVGVVSGGTTFGSGYAEARGLLDGREQLSVLYPFLKMISMVASYLPGIPGGIFAPSLSIGAGFGNLLHFVFSGMHLPMLIALAMVGYLAAVTQSPITSFVIVMEMINGHALVISLMATALIASRVSRFFVPPLYETLAERYLKPPQPKHAAAAAPAPAPAHAGITAVRMPEDAESAPADPLDTLRDDANAAEANADDAADDAGRAGAHEVAHAAGTASAADAGRTAAQPQAHAGTASTRDADGTAPQSNDTPPHEPPHRPAQ, from the coding sequence ATGCAACGCCCTCGCCTGTTTCCGTCTCTCACGCGCCGCACCCAGCGGATCTGGCGCCAATACGGCGTGTTCTGGCTCGGTGCGATCGCGGTGGGCCTGATGGCGGTCGTGTACGCGCGGCTCATCGACTGGGGTTACGACGTGTTCCGGACGCTTCAGCACGGCCGCCCATGGCTGCCGTTCCTGTTGACGCCCGCGGTCGCCGCGCTGTCTGTCTGGCTCACGCGCCGCTTCTTCCGCGGCGCGGAAGGCAGCGGGATTCCGCAGGTGATCGCGACGCTGCACGCGCAGCCGAGCGCATTCGGCTCGCGGCTGCTGACGCTGCGCATCCTGTTCGGCAAGATCCTGATTTCGTTGTTCGGCATCGTCGGCGGCTTCACGATCGGCCGCGAAGGGCCGACCGTGCAGATCGGCGCATCGCTGATGTTCAACCTGCGCCGCTTCTATCCGCGCTCGAACGCGCTGATCGAGCGGCAGCTCGTGCTCGCGGGCGCGGCGGCGGGCCTGTCCGCGGCGTTCAACACGCCGCTCGCGGGCGTCGTGTTCGCGATCGAGGAATTGAGTCGCAGCTTCTCGGCGCGCGCGAGCGGCGTGCTCATCACCGCGATCATCATCGCCGGCGTGATCGCGCTCGGCATGAACGGCAACTACACGTACTTCGGCACGATTGAGATCGGCCAGCATTTTCCGAAGATGCTCGCCGCCGCCGTGCTGTTGACGGCGCTCGTCACGGGCGTCGCGGGCGGCCTGTTCGGCTGGCTGCTGCTGAATACCGGCCGCTGGCTGCCGGCGCGGCTGCTGGCGCTCTATCGCGAGCGGCCGATCGCGTTCGCGGCGGCATGCGGTTTCGCGATCGCCGCCGTCGGCGTCGTGTCGGGCGGCACGACGTTCGGCAGCGGCTACGCGGAGGCGCGTGGGCTTCTCGACGGCCGCGAACAGTTGTCGGTCCTGTATCCGTTCCTGAAGATGATTTCGATGGTCGCGTCGTATCTGCCGGGGATTCCGGGCGGGATCTTCGCGCCGTCGCTGTCGATCGGCGCGGGCTTCGGCAATCTGCTGCACTTCGTGTTCAGCGGCATGCATCTGCCGATGCTGATCGCGCTCGCGATGGTCGGCTACCTCGCTGCCGTCACGCAGTCGCCGATCACGTCGTTCGTGATCGTGATGGAGATGATCAACGGCCACGCGCTCGTGATCTCGCTGATGGCGACCGCGCTGATCGCGAGCCGCGTGTCGCGCTTCTTCGTGCCGCCGCTGTACGAGACGCTCGCCGAGCGCTATCTGAAGCCGCCGCAGCCGAAGCATGCGGCGGCGGCGGCTCCTGCCCCCGCTCCCGCGCATGCCGGCATCACGGCGGTCAGGATGCCCGAAGACGCCGAATCGGCGCCCGCCGATCCGCTCGACACGCTGCGCGACGACGCGAATGCCGCAGAGGCGAACGCGGACGATGCGGCGGACGATGCGGGCCGCGCCGGCGCACACGAAGTGGCTCACGCTGCCGGCACGGCGAGCGCGGCCGACGCCGGACGCACGGCCGCGCAACCGCAGGCGCACGCGGGCACCGCATCGACGCGCGACGCCGACGGCACTGCGCCGCAGTCGAACGACACGCCGCCTCACGAGCCGCCGCACCGTCCGGCTCAGTAG
- the waaC gene encoding lipopolysaccharide heptosyltransferase I translates to MKRILIVKVTSLGDVVQTLPVVADIHCAFPGVQVDWAVDESCADIVRWSTGVSRVLCAPLRRFKKARNWDDLKAIAMSIGELRAHRYDAVIDLHGVYKSAIISFLARARRRYGYRNQDLGELGAMFAYNGRFGPRPSCDAWHGMRVSAGEALGYVPQGRADYLLKVPPEPREPHAAPLAAHAEPDGPYALFFHATSNDDKRWPTDHWGALAREMLARGLHVLLPWGGEHEREEAQRIAARAPGAVVLPKLTLTDLARKIDRATLVVGVDTGFVHMSHALEKPTVMIFRATSRQHLGVSGAPQSVSIGDDGSTPSIDDVLGAIGHVYPQCPVEEPRRVAAM, encoded by the coding sequence ATGAAACGTATTCTCATTGTGAAGGTGACATCGCTCGGCGACGTCGTCCAGACACTGCCCGTCGTGGCGGACATCCATTGCGCATTCCCGGGCGTGCAGGTGGATTGGGCCGTCGACGAGTCATGCGCGGACATCGTGCGCTGGAGCACCGGCGTGAGCCGCGTGTTGTGCGCGCCGCTGCGCCGCTTCAAGAAGGCGCGCAACTGGGACGATCTGAAGGCGATAGCGATGTCGATCGGCGAGTTGCGCGCGCACCGCTACGATGCGGTGATCGATCTTCACGGAGTCTACAAAAGCGCAATCATTTCGTTTCTCGCGCGGGCGCGGCGGCGCTACGGCTATCGGAACCAGGATCTCGGCGAGCTCGGCGCGATGTTCGCGTACAACGGCCGCTTCGGTCCGCGCCCCTCTTGCGACGCATGGCACGGCATGCGCGTGAGCGCCGGCGAGGCGCTCGGCTACGTGCCGCAGGGCCGCGCCGACTACCTGCTGAAGGTGCCGCCGGAGCCGCGGGAGCCGCATGCGGCGCCGCTCGCGGCGCACGCGGAACCGGACGGGCCGTATGCGTTGTTCTTTCACGCGACGTCGAACGACGACAAGCGCTGGCCGACCGATCATTGGGGCGCGCTCGCCCGCGAGATGCTCGCCCGTGGATTGCACGTGCTGCTGCCGTGGGGCGGCGAGCATGAGCGCGAAGAGGCGCAGCGGATCGCGGCGCGCGCGCCGGGCGCCGTCGTGCTGCCCAAGCTGACGCTCACGGATCTCGCGCGCAAGATCGATCGCGCGACGCTCGTGGTCGGCGTCGATACCGGCTTTGTCCACATGTCGCATGCGCTCGAGAAGCCGACCGTGATGATCTTTCGCGCGACGTCGCGCCAGCATCTCGGCGTGAGCGGCGCGCCGCAGTCGGTGTCGATCGGCGACGACGGCTCGACGCCGAGCATCGACGACGTGCTAGGCGCGATCGGGCACGTCTACCCGCAATGCCCGGTAGAGGAGCCGCGGCGCGTCGCCGCGATGTAG
- a CDS encoding MFS transporter: MSDTRLSASAAAPRAADTTSHRRIVFASFIGTAIEFYDFYVYATAAALVIGPVFFPHGSATAQALSAFVTFGIAFIARPIGSFLFGHFGDRIGRKSTLVASLLVMGVSTTAIGLVPGCDAIGALAPVLLCVLRFGQGIGLGGEWGGAALLATEHAPAGKRGWFGMFPQLGPSIGFLASNGLFFALALTLSDEQFRAWGWRIPFLVSAVLVAVGLYVRLKIAETPAFQATLDRHERVCVPIATLVSHHWRPTLLGALAMVVCYTLFYISTVFSLSYGVSTLHFSRQSFLGLLCFAVLFMALATPLSAAAADRFGRKPVLIAGSVAALLSGFTMAPLLGSGSTLLVALFLTIELFLMGVTFAPMGALLPELFPTNVRYTGAGVAYNLGGILGASIAPYIAQLLAARGGLAWVGGYVSVAAAISLVGVLSMRETRDAKLA; encoded by the coding sequence ATGTCGGATACCCGTCTTTCCGCTTCCGCCGCCGCGCCGCGCGCTGCCGACACGACGAGCCATCGGCGCATCGTGTTCGCGAGCTTCATCGGCACGGCGATCGAGTTCTACGACTTCTACGTGTACGCGACGGCCGCCGCGCTCGTGATCGGCCCCGTGTTCTTCCCGCACGGCTCGGCGACCGCGCAGGCGCTGTCCGCATTCGTCACGTTCGGCATCGCGTTCATCGCACGGCCGATCGGCTCGTTCCTGTTCGGCCACTTCGGCGACCGGATCGGCCGCAAATCGACGCTCGTCGCTTCGCTGCTCGTGATGGGCGTCTCGACGACGGCGATCGGCCTCGTGCCCGGCTGCGACGCGATCGGCGCGCTCGCGCCGGTGCTGCTCTGCGTATTGCGTTTCGGCCAGGGCATCGGCCTCGGCGGCGAATGGGGCGGCGCCGCGCTCCTCGCGACCGAGCACGCGCCCGCCGGCAAGCGCGGCTGGTTCGGGATGTTCCCGCAGCTCGGCCCGTCGATCGGCTTTCTCGCGTCGAACGGCCTCTTCTTCGCGCTCGCGCTCACGCTGTCCGACGAGCAGTTCCGCGCGTGGGGCTGGCGCATTCCGTTTCTCGTCAGCGCGGTGCTCGTCGCGGTCGGCCTGTACGTGCGCCTGAAGATCGCCGAGACGCCCGCGTTCCAGGCCACGCTCGACCGGCACGAGCGCGTATGCGTGCCGATCGCGACGCTCGTCTCGCACCATTGGCGGCCGACGCTGCTCGGCGCGCTCGCGATGGTCGTCTGCTACACGCTCTTCTACATCTCGACGGTGTTCTCGCTGTCGTACGGCGTGTCGACACTGCATTTCTCGCGCCAGAGCTTCCTCGGCCTGCTGTGCTTCGCCGTGCTGTTCATGGCGCTCGCGACGCCGCTGTCGGCCGCGGCCGCCGACCGTTTCGGCCGCAAGCCGGTGCTGATCGCGGGCTCGGTCGCCGCGCTGCTGTCAGGCTTCACGATGGCGCCCCTCCTCGGCAGCGGCTCGACGCTGCTCGTCGCGCTGTTCCTGACGATCGAGCTGTTCCTGATGGGCGTGACGTTCGCACCGATGGGCGCGCTGCTGCCCGAGCTGTTCCCGACCAACGTGCGCTACACGGGCGCGGGCGTCGCGTACAACCTGGGGGGCATTCTCGGTGCGTCGATCGCGCCGTACATCGCGCAGTTGCTCGCGGCGCGCGGCGGGCTCGCGTGGGTCGGCGGATACGTGTCGGTCGCGGCGGCGATCAGTCTCGTCGGCGTGCTGTCGATGCGCGAAACGCGCGACGCGAAGCTGGCCTGA
- a CDS encoding energy transducer TonB family protein codes for MATTHSDFIRTRAALRGAVMSACVAALAACTITLPPPHGAIVVPSVPSMSATEYRAAVAQCIADRNSDRILHGTPQAMLRSLVVVAFTVDRNGQLVKSAVYRSNGDDEAEGIALASLRRAAPLPSPPTKMLDGRGQVELMESWLFNDNGQFQLRTKAAPQAQTLN; via the coding sequence ATGGCGACGACGCACTCCGACTTCATCCGAACCCGAGCCGCATTGCGCGGCGCCGTCATGTCCGCGTGCGTGGCCGCGCTCGCCGCATGCACGATCACGCTGCCGCCGCCGCACGGCGCGATCGTCGTGCCGAGCGTGCCCTCGATGAGCGCGACCGAATATCGCGCGGCCGTCGCGCAATGCATCGCCGATCGCAATTCGGACCGCATCCTGCACGGCACGCCGCAAGCGATGCTGCGCTCGCTCGTCGTCGTCGCATTCACCGTCGATCGCAACGGGCAGCTCGTGAAATCGGCCGTCTATCGCAGCAACGGCGACGACGAAGCGGAAGGGATCGCGCTCGCGTCGCTGCGCCGTGCCGCGCCGTTGCCGTCGCCCCCCACGAAAATGCTCGACGGGCGCGGCCAAGTCGAACTGATGGAAAGCTGGCTCTTCAACGACAACGGCCAGTTCCAACTGCGCACGAAAGCGGCGCCGCAGGCGCAGACGCTCAACTGA